The nucleotide window AGGTCGTGGAGACCTATCCCGTGGGCTCGGCGACCATCCGCGCCTACATCGCCCTCACGTTCACGGCGACCGCCCGCATCGGAGGGAAGCGCCGCAACGCGAAGGAGGTCGCGTCCGACCTCGCCGCCCGCATCCCCGGGCTGACGTCCTCCCTCGCCGCGACCGGCGCCGGCGCCGCACGCCCCCTCAACGCGCAAGAGCTCTGCGAAGTCATCCGCACCGCCTACGACCCCGACGTGGCAGTCCTGATCGATCAGGCCCGTGCCGCGGGAGAGACGGCGGACCTGTCATGGACGGACGTCGGCCCTGCCGCGGCGGAAGCGCAGTGGGACTCGTACCGTCACGACGGAGCCGTGTCGACGTCGTGGACGATGACTGCGCCACCGCGCGGCGTCGTGCAGGCCGGTATCCTCGCCCGGTTACTCGCCCCACACCGCGACATCGCACGCAAGCGCGTCACCCTGCTCTACCGCCCCATCGACCCCGCCCGCGCCGCGGCATTGGTGGAGGCGGACCTGAACGCCGCGCAATTCAACTCCTCGACATCGACCAAGCCGACCGCACGGTCGACGCTCTCGACGCGCTCGGCGCAGGCGACGGCCGCGGAGGAAGCCTCCGGCGCCGGGCTGATGAACTTCGGCCTGATCGTCACCGCGACGACGATGCAGCGCACGCAGGAGCCCGAAGCGCGCGCCGCGATCGACTCCCTCACCTCGGCCGCACGGCTGCGGATGCGGCCAGCGTTCGGGTCGCAGGATTCCGCGTTCGCCGCCGCGCTCCCGCTCGGCCTGGTCCTTCCGCGGCACCTGCGCATCCCCAACGAGGTCCGGGAAGCCCTGTGACCACAACGAGCGCCCACGGGACGGCACTGGACGAGTGTCCGGTGCCGTCCCCTGTTAAGCCCCTTCTCCCCTCACCGATCACTGCCGGAGGTCCTCAGTGAGCATCACCACCAAGCTCTTCTCCCGCCACCGCGACACCGAGCCCGTCGACCCGATCGCCGACGACGCGACAGCTTCCATCGACGGGGACGAGCTGCCCACCGGCGCCACCCCCGTCGACCA belongs to Rathayibacter caricis DSM 15933 and includes:
- a CDS encoding SCO6880 family protein; amino-acid sequence: MTSTATATDPVKARTYGNWRKPQTAGLGGLGQLATLVMFVGIVSSIIASMFSGLGPALIVAGIFGGILLTVSVKDKHGQSALGRTVVRVNWWRTKSKGANIYRSGPIGRAKWGTFQLPGLAAASQLTEHEDSHGRRFALISTPTTRHFTVVLATEPDGAALVDQEQINNQVAEYGIWLANLGDEPGIEAASVTVETAPDTGTRLRGEVEGSMDPDAPLFARAMLEEVVETYPVGSATIRAYIALTFTATARIGGKRRNAKEVASDLAARIPGLTSSLAATGAGAARPLNAQELCEVIRTAYDPDVAVLIDQARAAGETADLSWTDVGPAAAEAQWDSYRHDGAVSTSWTMTAPPRGVVQAGILARLLAPHRDIARKRVTLLYRPIDPARAAALVEADLNAAQFNSSTSTKPTARSTLSTRSAQATAAEEASGAGLMNFGLIVTATTMQRTQEPEARAAIDSLTSAARLRMRPAFGSQDSAFAAALPLGLVLPRHLRIPNEVREAL